Proteins found in one Phaenicophaeus curvirostris isolate KB17595 chromosome 35, BPBGC_Pcur_1.0, whole genome shotgun sequence genomic segment:
- the LIN7B gene encoding protein lin-7 homolog B isoform X1 produces MAALSGDLGLERDVGRALELLERLQRSGEFPPQKLQSLQRVLQSKFCCAIREVYEQLYDTLAIAGSPEIRAHATAKATVAAFAASEGHAHPRVVELPKTEEGLGFNIMGGKEQNSPIYISRVIPGGVADRHGGLKRGDQLLSVNGVSVEGEQHERAVELLKAAQGSVKLVVRYTPRVLEEMEARFEKLRSARRRQHSSYSSLESRG; encoded by the exons ATGGCAGCGCTGAGCGGAGACCTGGGGCTGGAgcggg ACGTGGGGCgagctctggagctgctggagcggcTGCAGCGAAGCGGCGAGTTCCCCCCCCAGAAGCTGCAGTCGCTGCAGCGCGTCCTGCAGAGCAAGTTCTGCTGCGCCATCCGCGAG GTCTACGAGCAGCTCTACGACACCCTGGCCATCGCGGGGTCCCCCGAGATCCGCGCTCACGCCACCGCCAAG gCGACGGTCGCCGCCTTCGCCGCCAGCGAGGGCCACGCTCACCCGCGGGTGGTCGAGCTCCCCAAAACCGAGGAGGGCTTGGGGTTCAACATCATGGGGGGCAAGGAGCAGAACTCCCCCATCTACATCTCCCGCGTCATCCCGGGGGGGGTGGCCGATCGCCACGGGGGCCTCAAGCGGGGGGACCAGCTCCTCAGCGTCAACGGCGTC agcGTGGAGGGGGAGCAGCACGAGCGGGCGGTGGAGCTGCTGAAGGCGGCTCAGGGCTCGGTGAAGCTGGTCGTTCGCTACACGCCCCGAGTGCTCGAGGAGATGGAGGCGAGATTCGAGAAGCTGCGCAGCGCTCGCCGCCGCCAGCACAGCAGCTACTC GTCGCTGGAATCGAGGGGTTAG
- the LIN7B gene encoding protein lin-7 homolog B isoform X2, translated as MAALSGDLGLERDVGRALELLERLQRSGEFPPQKLQSLQRVLQSKFCCAIREVYEQLYDTLAIAGSPEIRAHATAKATVAAFAASEGHAHPRVVELPKTEEGLGFNIMGGKEQNSPIYISRVIPGGVADRHGGLKRGDQLLSVNGVVAGIEGLDPAPRPPTPSGRPPGSPQTPPSRHPQTPPLGALFGVLLPRLVQYLLPPI; from the exons ATGGCAGCGCTGAGCGGAGACCTGGGGCTGGAgcggg ACGTGGGGCgagctctggagctgctggagcggcTGCAGCGAAGCGGCGAGTTCCCCCCCCAGAAGCTGCAGTCGCTGCAGCGCGTCCTGCAGAGCAAGTTCTGCTGCGCCATCCGCGAG GTCTACGAGCAGCTCTACGACACCCTGGCCATCGCGGGGTCCCCCGAGATCCGCGCTCACGCCACCGCCAAG gCGACGGTCGCCGCCTTCGCCGCCAGCGAGGGCCACGCTCACCCGCGGGTGGTCGAGCTCCCCAAAACCGAGGAGGGCTTGGGGTTCAACATCATGGGGGGCAAGGAGCAGAACTCCCCCATCTACATCTCCCGCGTCATCCCGGGGGGGGTGGCCGATCGCCACGGGGGCCTCAAGCGGGGGGACCAGCTCCTCAGCGTCAACGGCGTC GTCGCTGGAATCGAGGGGTTAGACCCCGCCCCccgacccccaaccccctctgGACGCCCCCcggggtccccccaaacccccccttctcggcacccccagaccccccccctcGGGGCTCTTTTTGGGG